From the Thermoanaerobaculia bacterium genome, one window contains:
- a CDS encoding serine/threonine-protein kinase, whose product MTLAAGTKLGPYEILSPLGAGGMGEVYRARDTRLGRDVAVKVLPEHLSGNAEFQQRFEREARAVSQLSHPHICSLYDVGHQQGVEYLVMELLEGQMLSDRLTRGPLPREQVLELGKQIADALDAAHRRSLVHRDLKPGNVMITRSGVKLLDFGLAKTIGTRTDEADVTSLPTEADRPLTERGTILGTFQYMAPEQLEGKPADARTDIFALGCVLYEMATGKKAFSGASRASLISSIMTSEPPPISSIQASSLLTSWADCQRSSGSLARQVRTIRSSAGGVI is encoded by the coding sequence GTGACGCTCGCCGCGGGAACGAAGCTGGGTCCCTACGAAATCCTGTCGCCGCTGGGCGCCGGGGGCATGGGAGAGGTCTACCGCGCCCGCGACACGCGCCTCGGCCGCGATGTCGCGGTGAAAGTCCTTCCCGAGCATCTCTCCGGCAACGCCGAGTTCCAGCAGCGCTTCGAGCGCGAAGCGAGAGCCGTCTCGCAGCTCTCGCACCCGCACATCTGCTCGCTCTACGACGTCGGCCACCAGCAAGGCGTCGAGTACCTCGTCATGGAGCTCCTCGAGGGGCAGATGCTCTCGGACCGTCTGACTCGCGGTCCGCTGCCGCGAGAGCAGGTCCTCGAGCTCGGGAAACAGATCGCCGACGCTCTCGACGCCGCCCACCGGCGCTCGCTCGTCCACCGGGACTTGAAGCCCGGAAACGTCATGATCACGCGCTCCGGCGTGAAGCTCCTCGATTTCGGACTGGCGAAGACGATCGGGACGCGAACCGACGAGGCGGACGTCACGTCGCTGCCGACGGAGGCGGATCGCCCGCTGACCGAACGGGGCACGATCCTCGGCACCTTCCAGTACATGGCGCCCGAGCAGCTCGAGGGGAAGCCCGCCGACGCCCGGACCGACATCTTCGCGCTCGGCTGCGTGCTCTACGAGATGGCGACCGGGAAGAAGGCCTTTTCCGGAGCGAGTCGCGCCTCGCTGATCTCGTCGATCATGACGAGCGAGCCCCCGCCGATCTCGTCGATCCAGGCGAGCTCGCTCTTGACGTCATGGGCCGACTGCCAGCGGTCGTCGGGGTCCTTGGCGAGACAGGTCCGCACGATCCGGTCGAGCGCGGGAGGCGTCATC
- a CDS encoding WD40 repeat domain-containing serine/threonine protein kinase: protein MTLSAGTRLGLYEILSPLGAGGMGEVYRARDAKLNRDVAVKVLPAHLANDPEARARFEREAQAVAALSHPNILAIHDFGFENGVAYSVTELLEGETLRARLVGSPLHSRKAIDFALQIARGLAAAHERGVVHRDLKPENIFLTKDGHVKILDFGLARMTGTAEAGAATNAPTVEAAGTAPGTVMGTMGYMSPEQVRGRSADHRTDIFSFGAVLYEMLSGRRAFRGDTAADTMTAILKEEPPDLSDTNRAVPAALERLVRHCLEKNPEDRFQSARDLAYDLEAVSGLSTSEARSGAAPAKRGWIAPKIGPRAAAAAVAAALALGWIAARLGRPAAAPAPVFRQLTFRRGFIGSGRFTPDGQSVLFSAQWDGLPPEIFLKRPETPDALSLQLPPAEVLAVSSTGQAAISLNCRQAHNGACAGTLAVVPLTGGAPRPLEDGIQWADWTADGTSMLVEHDVDAKARLEFPAGKVLYETTGHVSWPRFAPDGRTIAFLDHPFPTDDQGAVAMIDLAGKKRKLSRDYESVQGLSWSPEGKEIWFTAAEAGAGRSLRAVTLSGKERVLSNVPGGLTLRDISKTGRVLLTHDNVRKGIMGLGPGQTRERELSWLDWSLPYDLSDDGTTLLLDEQGQAVGENYAVCIRKTDGSPIIRLGDGVPRSLSPDGKWAATALMKKHAPLTLLPTGTGQPRTLPSDGKLQVNTVQWLPDSRRVVLNATADDGTRRIYVQDIEHGLPRAVTPPSVQVAGFMISVDGKYAIYGGGNVPPSTVSIDGGTPPPPPKLDLSGLTAIRFSGDGRYLFARDHKIPASIYRFDLSTGRKELLRELSPGDPAGLQFIGQIFLSADGRSYVYGYTRALSDLFAVDGFK from the coding sequence ATGACTCTTTCCGCCGGGACGCGGCTCGGCCTCTACGAAATCCTCTCCCCCCTCGGCGCCGGCGGGATGGGCGAGGTCTACCGCGCGCGGGACGCGAAGCTGAACCGCGACGTCGCCGTCAAGGTCCTGCCGGCGCACCTCGCGAACGACCCGGAAGCGCGCGCGAGATTCGAACGGGAAGCCCAGGCGGTCGCCGCCCTCTCGCACCCGAACATCCTCGCGATCCACGATTTCGGCTTCGAGAACGGCGTCGCGTATTCGGTCACGGAGCTTCTCGAAGGGGAAACGCTTCGCGCGCGGCTCGTGGGCTCGCCCCTCCACTCGCGCAAAGCGATCGACTTCGCGCTCCAGATCGCCCGCGGCCTCGCCGCCGCGCACGAGCGCGGCGTCGTCCATCGCGACTTGAAGCCGGAGAACATCTTCCTCACCAAAGACGGCCACGTGAAGATTCTCGACTTCGGTCTCGCGCGGATGACCGGCACGGCCGAAGCCGGCGCCGCGACGAACGCCCCCACCGTGGAAGCCGCGGGGACGGCGCCCGGAACCGTGATGGGCACGATGGGCTACATGTCCCCCGAGCAGGTCCGGGGGCGGAGCGCCGATCACCGCACCGACATCTTCTCCTTCGGGGCCGTCCTCTACGAGATGCTCTCCGGGCGCCGGGCGTTCCGCGGCGACACCGCCGCCGACACGATGACCGCGATCCTGAAAGAAGAACCTCCGGACCTGTCCGACACGAACCGCGCCGTTCCCGCCGCGCTCGAGCGCCTGGTGCGGCACTGTCTGGAGAAGAACCCGGAAGACCGGTTCCAGTCGGCGCGCGACCTCGCCTACGACCTCGAGGCGGTTTCGGGGCTGTCGACGTCGGAAGCGCGATCCGGAGCGGCACCGGCGAAACGAGGGTGGATCGCTCCGAAGATCGGCCCGCGGGCCGCCGCCGCCGCCGTGGCCGCCGCGCTTGCGCTCGGATGGATTGCGGCGAGGCTCGGCCGCCCGGCCGCCGCTCCCGCTCCCGTGTTCCGCCAGCTGACGTTCCGGCGCGGCTTCATCGGCTCCGGCCGCTTCACGCCGGACGGACAGTCGGTCCTCTTCTCGGCGCAATGGGACGGGCTCCCGCCCGAGATCTTTCTCAAGCGGCCGGAGACCCCCGACGCGCTTTCGCTCCAGCTCCCTCCGGCCGAAGTCCTCGCCGTTTCCTCGACCGGGCAGGCCGCGATCTCGCTCAACTGCCGGCAGGCGCACAACGGCGCGTGCGCGGGAACGCTCGCCGTCGTTCCGCTGACCGGCGGAGCTCCGCGCCCGCTCGAGGACGGGATCCAGTGGGCCGACTGGACGGCCGACGGCACGTCCATGCTCGTCGAACACGACGTCGACGCGAAGGCCAGACTCGAGTTCCCCGCCGGTAAGGTCCTCTACGAGACGACGGGACACGTGAGCTGGCCGCGCTTCGCGCCGGACGGAAGGACGATCGCCTTCCTCGACCATCCGTTCCCGACCGACGACCAGGGCGCGGTCGCGATGATCGATCTCGCGGGAAAGAAGAGGAAGCTCTCCCGCGACTACGAGAGCGTGCAGGGCCTGTCGTGGTCGCCGGAGGGGAAGGAAATCTGGTTCACGGCGGCGGAAGCGGGCGCCGGACGCTCGCTTCGCGCGGTGACGCTCTCCGGCAAGGAGCGCGTCCTTTCGAACGTTCCGGGCGGCCTCACCCTGCGGGACATCTCGAAGACGGGCCGGGTGCTGCTGACGCACGACAACGTGCGCAAGGGAATCATGGGGCTCGGCCCCGGGCAGACGCGCGAACGCGAGCTCTCCTGGCTCGACTGGTCCCTGCCCTACGACCTGTCCGACGACGGCACGACGCTCCTTCTCGACGAGCAGGGACAGGCGGTCGGCGAGAATTACGCGGTCTGCATCCGGAAGACCGACGGATCGCCCATCATCCGGCTCGGCGACGGCGTTCCGCGGTCGCTCTCCCCCGACGGGAAATGGGCGGCCACCGCGCTCATGAAGAAGCATGCCCCGCTCACCCTCCTGCCGACCGGGACGGGCCAGCCCCGGACATTGCCCTCCGACGGGAAGCTCCAGGTCAATACGGTCCAATGGCTCCCCGACAGCCGCCGCGTCGTGTTAAACGCCACGGCCGACGACGGCACGCGGCGGATCTACGTCCAGGACATCGAGCACGGGCTCCCGCGCGCCGTCACTCCTCCGAGCGTTCAAGTCGCCGGTTTCATGATTTCGGTGGACGGAAAGTATGCGATCTACGGCGGGGGAAACGTCCCCCCGTCCACGGTTTCCATCGACGGAGGAACGCCTCCGCCGCCTCCGAAGCTCGACCTCTCGGGTCTCACGGCGATCCGGTTCAGCGGCGACGGGCGGTATCTCTTCGCGCGCGACCACAAGATTCCCGCGAGCATCTACCGGTTCGATCTCTCGACGGGCCGCAAAGAGCTCCTCCGCGAGCTGTCGCCGGGCGACCCGGCGGGCCTCCAGTTCATCGGACAGATCTTCCTCTCGGCCGACGGCCGCTCGTACGTTTACGGCTACACGCGCGCGCTTTCGGATCTGTTCGCCGTCGACGGGTTCAAGTGA
- the aroC gene encoding chorismate synthase, with protein MTLRLTTAGESHGPALSAILEGIPAGLTIDRELLRSDMSRRQHGYGRGGRMKIETDAVEITGGVRGGVTLGSPVAFRIENRDFANWKAVMDPWEVDPEAAASRRVRRPRPGHADLAGAQKFGADDLRNVLERASARETAARVAAGAVCRMLLSECGIRIASGVLSLGAVEGDVPRTFASLERVDDSSPLRALDRAAEKKMVAAIDEAKAKGETLGGSILIGAANVPPGLGSYVAWDRKLDGRIGRAILSIPAVKAVEFGSAIEASRGFGSAAHDEILLEGRRRTNRAGGLEGGVTNGEDVLVVAYMKPISTLARGLSSIDLDTGEPATSAYERSDVTALPACGVIAEAMLAFVLAEALLEVTGGDRMEDVRGRLAAHRKRVDGWFPRR; from the coding sequence ATGACGTTGCGCCTGACGACCGCCGGCGAGTCCCACGGACCCGCGCTGAGCGCGATTCTCGAGGGGATACCGGCCGGCCTGACGATCGACCGCGAACTCCTCCGGTCCGACATGTCGCGCCGGCAGCATGGATACGGCCGCGGCGGGCGAATGAAGATCGAGACCGACGCGGTCGAGATCACCGGCGGTGTCCGCGGAGGGGTGACGCTCGGCTCTCCGGTCGCTTTCCGGATCGAGAACCGGGATTTCGCCAACTGGAAAGCGGTGATGGACCCGTGGGAGGTCGATCCCGAAGCCGCCGCCTCCCGCCGCGTCCGCCGGCCGCGCCCAGGACACGCCGACCTCGCCGGCGCGCAGAAGTTCGGCGCCGACGACCTGCGGAACGTCCTCGAGCGCGCGTCGGCGCGCGAGACCGCCGCCCGGGTGGCGGCCGGCGCGGTCTGCCGGATGCTCCTCTCCGAATGCGGCATCCGGATCGCGAGCGGCGTCCTGTCGCTCGGTGCCGTCGAAGGCGACGTACCCCGGACGTTTGCTTCCCTCGAACGGGTCGACGATTCCTCCCCGCTCCGCGCCCTGGATCGGGCCGCCGAGAAGAAGATGGTCGCGGCGATCGACGAAGCGAAAGCGAAGGGCGAAACGCTCGGCGGATCGATCCTGATCGGCGCCGCGAACGTTCCTCCGGGACTCGGCTCGTACGTCGCGTGGGACCGGAAGCTCGACGGGCGGATCGGACGCGCGATCCTCTCGATTCCCGCCGTCAAGGCCGTGGAGTTCGGCTCCGCGATCGAAGCCTCCCGCGGTTTCGGTTCCGCGGCCCACGACGAGATCCTTCTCGAAGGCCGGCGCCGTACGAATCGGGCGGGAGGGCTCGAAGGCGGGGTGACGAACGGGGAGGACGTCCTCGTCGTCGCCTACATGAAGCCGATCTCGACGCTGGCCCGCGGCCTCTCCTCGATCGATCTGGACACGGGAGAACCCGCGACCTCCGCCTATGAACGGAGCGACGTCACCGCCCTCCCCGCCTGCGGCGTCATCGCGGAAGCGATGCTCGCTTTCGTGCTCGCCGAGGCGCTCCTCGAGGTGACGGGCGGCGACCGCATGGAGGACGTGAGGGGGCGCCTCGCGGCGCATCGGAAGCGCGTCGACGGGTGGTTTCCCCGCCGCTGA
- a CDS encoding SUMF1/EgtB/PvdO family nonheme iron enzyme, with translation MLSTAAGGALLSRFTAARKRTEDLFSFIRDEAFLARPIPLRHPIVFYRGHLPAFAVNTLLKRALGRPGIRADFETLFERGIDPADAATAEKVSIARWPERSEIEAYLREAGERLSAAFEAIDAGEVADVDFAREAAAMCIEHEEMHQETLLYIFHRLDFSMKCPPERSPHAPLGAGPAPETVRVPAGIATLGAERGGIPFGWDNEFPKLAVDVPAFEIDRNDVTNGEYLEFVDASGYGNARWWDHAARAWISGGKIAHPLFWERDGGRWKWRTMFEAVELPLAWPVYVSHAEASAFARWRGRRLPTEAEIHRAAYGTSSGEERSFPWGEDPPDSSRANFGMFRYDPVPVGSFPAGESFWGVRDLVGNGWEWTSTPFSGFPGFRASPLYPGYSADFFDGAHYVMKGGSPATAPSMLRRSFRNWFQPRYPYPYATFRCARDAV, from the coding sequence ATGCTTTCGACGGCGGCCGGAGGCGCGCTCCTCTCCCGGTTCACCGCGGCGCGGAAGCGCACCGAGGACCTCTTCTCGTTCATCCGCGACGAGGCGTTCCTCGCGCGCCCCATTCCTCTCCGGCACCCGATCGTGTTCTACCGCGGACACCTGCCCGCCTTCGCGGTCAACACCCTCCTGAAGAGAGCGCTCGGCCGGCCGGGGATCCGCGCCGACTTCGAGACGCTCTTCGAACGCGGCATCGACCCCGCCGACGCCGCCACCGCCGAGAAGGTGTCGATCGCCCGATGGCCGGAGCGGTCCGAGATCGAGGCGTACCTCCGGGAGGCCGGCGAGCGGCTTTCGGCGGCGTTCGAGGCCATCGACGCGGGGGAAGTCGCGGACGTCGATTTCGCGCGCGAGGCCGCGGCGATGTGCATCGAGCACGAGGAGATGCACCAGGAGACCCTCCTCTACATCTTTCACCGGCTCGATTTCTCGATGAAGTGCCCGCCGGAGCGTTCGCCACACGCGCCGCTCGGGGCCGGACCGGCTCCGGAAACGGTCCGCGTTCCGGCGGGAATCGCGACGCTCGGTGCCGAACGCGGCGGGATCCCGTTCGGATGGGACAACGAGTTCCCGAAGCTCGCCGTCGACGTGCCGGCCTTCGAGATCGACCGGAACGACGTGACCAACGGCGAGTACCTCGAATTCGTCGATGCCAGCGGCTACGGGAACGCGCGCTGGTGGGACCATGCCGCCCGCGCGTGGATCTCGGGCGGGAAGATCGCGCATCCTCTCTTCTGGGAGCGGGACGGAGGGCGCTGGAAGTGGCGAACGATGTTCGAGGCCGTCGAGCTTCCGCTCGCGTGGCCGGTCTACGTCAGCCACGCCGAAGCGTCGGCGTTCGCCCGCTGGCGCGGGAGACGGCTGCCGACGGAGGCTGAGATCCATCGGGCCGCGTACGGGACGTCTTCGGGCGAGGAGCGATCGTTCCCGTGGGGAGAGGACCCGCCCGATTCCTCTCGCGCGAACTTCGGGATGTTCCGGTACGATCCCGTTCCCGTCGGAAGCTTTCCCGCCGGCGAGAGCTTCTGGGGCGTGCGCGACCTCGTGGGGAACGGCTGGGAGTGGACGTCGACGCCGTTTTCCGGCTTTCCGGGCTTCCGGGCGAGCCCGCTCTATCCCGGCTATTCGGCCGATTTCTTCGACGGCGCGCACTACGTGATGAAGGGGGGATCGCCCGCGACGGCGCCTTCGATGCTTCGCCGGAGTTTCCGGAACTGGTTTCAACCGCGCTACCCGTATCCGTACGCCACGTTCCGCTGCGCCCGGGACGCGGTGTGA
- the egtD gene encoding L-histidine N(alpha)-methyltransferase: MSSAATLSAFALDVARDLALTPRQLQSKYLYDRLGSRLFEAICRLPWYTITRAELGLLSRHADEIAAELPDPLTLTELGPGDGEKIALLAAALVRERAALATHLIDISQSALDQTERRLGRYEGVSVVGHRASYEEGLRRVARERNGGGLLVLFLGSNLGNFDRGAAADFLRAIRATLRPGDALLLGADLVKPEADLLLAYDDPLGITAAFDKNVLLRINRELGGDFDLASFTHRAVFDPAESRVEMRLVSLRDQDVSIPAAGIQVRFAEGDFIWTESSYKYTPADLTRLVEGAGFACRRQWIDPVAQFALALFFAG; the protein is encoded by the coding sequence GTGAGCTCGGCGGCGACGCTTTCCGCGTTCGCGCTGGACGTCGCACGCGATCTCGCCCTGACGCCGCGCCAGCTCCAGTCCAAGTACCTCTACGATCGGCTCGGAAGCCGGCTCTTCGAGGCGATCTGCCGGCTGCCCTGGTACACGATCACCCGCGCGGAGCTCGGTCTTCTCTCGCGGCACGCCGACGAGATCGCCGCGGAGCTCCCCGATCCGCTGACGCTGACCGAGCTCGGCCCCGGAGACGGGGAGAAGATCGCCCTGCTCGCGGCCGCGCTCGTCCGGGAGCGGGCGGCTCTCGCGACGCATCTGATCGACATCTCGCAGTCCGCGCTCGACCAGACGGAGCGGCGGCTCGGCCGGTACGAAGGCGTCTCCGTGGTCGGGCACCGCGCGTCCTACGAGGAAGGGCTGCGGCGCGTCGCCCGCGAGCGCAACGGCGGCGGGCTCCTCGTCCTCTTCCTGGGATCGAACCTCGGCAACTTCGACCGCGGCGCGGCGGCCGATTTCCTGCGCGCGATCCGGGCGACGCTCCGCCCGGGCGACGCGCTCCTCCTCGGCGCGGATCTCGTCAAGCCGGAAGCGGATCTGCTCCTCGCCTACGACGATCCCCTCGGCATCACCGCCGCGTTCGACAAGAACGTCCTCCTCCGGATCAACCGGGAGCTCGGCGGGGACTTCGACCTCGCGTCCTTCACCCACCGCGCGGTCTTCGATCCGGCCGAATCCCGGGTCGAAATGCGGCTCGTCTCGCTTCGCGACCAGGACGTCTCGATTCCCGCGGCCGGAATCCAGGTGCGGTTCGCCGAGGGCGATTTCATCTGGACGGAGAGCTCGTACAAGTACACGCCCGCGGACCTGACACGGCTCGTCGAGGGCGCGGGATTCGCCTGCCGCCGGCAGTGGATCGACCCCGTGGCTCAATTCGCGCTCGCGCTCTTCTTCGCGGGGTGA